GCTTTTTATGCTAAATCCAGAGAGCCCTGGAGTCAGTGGCTGATGGGCAGGCAGGGGCTGTCTCCGGGACCGGGGTATGATCCTTTAGCTTTTGCTATTAAGGAAGCACATCAGAGAGGGATGGAATTGCATGCCTGGTTTAACCCTTACCGTGCAACGATGAGTCCGAATGCTGTGGTCAGTCCTGAACATATGACGAGAAAACGCCCCGAATTGTTCTTTACTTATGGGGGTAAAAAACAGTTTGATCCGGGGATTCCGGAAGTAAGGGACTACATTATTCAGGTGATTCTGGATGTGGTAAAAGGATATGATATCGATGGAATTCATTTTGATGATTATTTCTATCCCTATAAGATTGCCGGGCAGCGGATTAATGATGAAGCAACATTCAATAAATATTCGAATGGTTTTACCGATATCAACGACTGGCGCCGGAACAATGTGGACCTGTTGATTGAGCAGCTTGGTGATAGCATTCATCACTATAAGAAATACGTGAAGTTTGGGATCAGTCCTTTTGGGATCTGGAAAAATGACAATGAGGATAGTCAGGGTTCTGCAACCAGAGGTCTTTCCAATTACCATGAGCTTTTTGCAGATTCCAGAAAATGGGTGAAAGAGGGCTGGGTGGACTACATCAACCCTCAGATTTACTTCAGTTTTACCCGTAGGGTTGCCCCTTTTGGCACCTTGGTAGACTGGTGGGGGAACAATACTTTTGGAAGACACCTGTACATTGGGCAGGCGGCTTACCTGGTTAATCAAAAGATGGAGGCTGCCTGGCGTTTGCCGCAACAGATTCCTTCTCAGATCAGGTATATCCGTGATAATAACCGGGTACAGGGTAGTGTTTTCTTCAGCTCCAAGTCCTTCTCTACGATAGCCCGTGGGGTAGGAGATTCCCTGAGAAACGACCTGTATAAATATCCGGCTCTTCCGCCACAAATGCCCTGGTTGGATGATGTGGTGCCAAATCAGCCCCAACAACTGACTGCGGAGGCAAAGAATGATGGGGTTCACCTGAAATGGGAGAAGCCATTTAAAGCCAGTGATGGAGAGACCGCATCAGGATATGTAATTTACCGTTTTAATGAGGGAGAGAAAATCGAAGTACTGGATGCGAAGAATATCTTAAAAATCAGCTTTGAAGATTTTACTTCTTTTATAGATACAGCAACAGAAAAGGGAAAGAGATACAACTATCTGGTTACGGCACTGGATCGTTTAAAGAACGAAAGTGAGCCTAGCGGGCCTGTAGGTATCCAAACTAAAGAATTGGCAAGCCAGGAAGAATAAATACATTATTATCTTTTAAAAAGAACGGCCCGGTGATCATCACCGGGCCGTTTTTACGCTAAGACCTTTTTTATTTCTGAGGTAACAATACAAAACGAATGTAATTGTCTTCGTTCAGGTATTTTTCTGCAGTTGCTTTTGTGCTTTCTACAGTTACTTTTTCGATCATTTGTTTTTCTTTAGCAAACAAGCCCAGATCTTCTCCGTTTTTCAGGCGGCTGGTCAGATAATTCAACCAGTAATTGTTATTTCTGAGGCTGAGTTCCATCTGACGTTGCTCTTCTGACTTAAACTTATTGATGTCGTCTGCTGTGGCCCCGCTACCTTTGATTTTATTCACTTCATCCAATGCTGCAGCAATCAGTTTTTCTACGTTTGCTGTTGCACAGCTGAATGATATGGTGTAATAATAATGTGCTTTTGGCTCCTTATTGATGCTTAGGCCCACTTCCGGGCTATAAACACCACTTTCTTTCTCACGGAGACGCTCCAGGATTTTGATCTCCAATGCTGATTTAAGTGCATCCAGCTGGATGTTGTTTTCGGGAGTATATTCATAATCGCCATGCAGGTACAATTCTACTGCGGCTTTATCTTCAAGTCCTTTATATACGGTTTTGCTGATCTTTCCTACTGGGGGATAAACTCCGTTATCCACATAGTTTTGCTTTTTATTGGCGGTAGGTAGACTGGCGATATAAGTTTCAATGAATGGCTTGATCTGATTCAGGTCAAAATTACCTACAAAGACAAAAGTCTGTTCACCAAGATCAGCAAAGCGTTCTTTATAGAAAGCGAAGGCTTTGTCCAGGGAGATCTTATCCAGATCTGATAGGGTAGTCGGCATTCCACGTTTATGATAAGAAGCCAGAACTGCCTGTACCGTATCTGCAAATACACTGGAAGGGTTGGCGTTTTTGTTTGCCAGAACGACTTTGTAATCACTGATGTTTTTATTAAAGATGTCTACATCTTTTCTTGGATTTGTAGCATAAGCATAAACCAGCTGAAAAGCTGTTTCCAGATCCTTTGGTGCAGCGCTACCGCTAAAACCCTGATAAAGCTCACCTACATAAGAGCTGGCACTACCTGTGTTTCCTGCCAGTAGTTTGTTGAGTTGTGAAGGATTAAAGTCTCCGACACCACTCTGACTGATCAGGCTTACCATATCTGCAGATTCATGATCCTCGTTACTCGCTAAGGAAGTTCCTCCTTTAGAGAAAGAGCTGAAGATAATCTGATCGTTTTTGAAGTCTGTAGGTTTTAACAGTACTTTTATTCCATTGCTCAGCGTCAATTCTGTAGCGCCTACAACATCAACTTTCTTCTCGCTGATGATTTTGCCTGCTACAGGTTTTTTCTCTAAGAGCGGCTTGTTTACAGAATTGTCTACATATGCCGTTACGCCGTTACCAGCATTTTTTAAAGCAGCCAGTAATTGTGCTTGTGTTGGAAGGCTTGCTTTGTCTTTTTCAGGAGCCTGGATAATGATGATCTGGTTCTCTTTGGTGATCAGTGTTTTTGCCTGTGCATTTACTTCCGCAAGGGTAATCTGTGCCAGGGTTTTATTGGTCAGTTCATAGGCATATTCCGTAGAAGCAATGCTGCTTCCTTCCAGGAAGTTGTTCAGGTATTTCTGTACGAAGCTGGCAGATGGGGTTTTATCTTTTTCTTTCAGGCGTTGTTCATTTCCCGCAGCAATATTTTTCTTCACCACATCCAGTTCTGATTGTACGAATCCGTATTTGCTCATCCGTTCATTTTCAGCAAGTCCTGCAATCAGGGCCTTTTCCATGGTAGCGCCGGTGCTGGAAACTACAGTGGTTTGAAAAGCATTGATGTTAGAAACCAGGCCTCCCTGATAGGGGCCAAAACTGGTCTGAGCGAAAAGGAATGGTGCATTTCCTTTTTGAAGGATCTCTTGGAAACGGGCACTAAGCATACTGTTGATCATCGAAAATATCAGACTTTTCTTAAAATCAGCAGTGGTTTTAGTTACTCCTCCACGTTGCTTGTACATCACTTGTGCGACATTATAAGGTTGCTCCGGATCCGTGATGATTTTAACTAATGGTTCCTTGTTATCAGGAAGGTCATAAGCTAAACGGGGTCTTGGGTTGGCAGGGTTTGTCAAATCAGAGAAATTCTGTTTGATCAATTGCTCCACTTCATTCACATCAAAGTCGCCGACTGCAATTACTGCCTGCAGATTCGGGCGGTACCAATCTTTGTAGAAACTTCTGATTCTATCATGCTTAAAGGTTTGCAGCAGGTCTATTTTTCCAATCGGCAAACGGTTTTCATAGCGGGATCCTTTCAGCAATAATGGTAACAATTGCTTGCTCATCCTTTCCTGGGCATTCTTTCCGCGCTGGCGGTCTTCTTCGATGATTACACCACGTTCTTTATCAATTTCTTCGCCCTCCATGAGTACCTTTCCTGCCCAGTTGGCGAGAATTTTAAATCCGGATTTGAATACCGCAACACTATCTGTCGGGATAGGCAGCTGATAAACGGTTTGGTTGAATCCGGTATAGGCATTCAGGTCTGCACCAAAACGCACCCCTGCTCTTTGCAGGTAATTGATCATTTCATTTTTAGGGAAATCTTTAGATCCGTTAAAGGCCATATGTTCTGTAAAGTGGGCCAGTCCCTGCTGATCGTCTTCTTCCATTAGGGAACCGATGCGGGTAGCCAGATACAATTCAGCTCTTTTTTTTGGTTCGGTATTCTTTCTGATGTAATAAGTAAGCCCGTTAGGCAGTTTACCGATTTTTACATTAGGGTCATTCGGAATGAGCGTGCCATCTGTTTTTTTAACAGCGGTTGTGGTTTTTGAGGCAACAGGTTTCTTCTGAGCGTAGCCTGGACTGTAAACAGCCAGTTGTGCAACAAGACCTATGGCCAGAATGTGAAGGTTCTTTTTCATTGGTAATCGTTTGTTTTTTTATGTTTATGAAGCATGATGAGCACATCTATTGTTACTGATATGGTGGATTGCTCTGGGATGGGTAGGTAATAGGTTTTGCTAAATTAAGAAAGAATAAGGATATCTGGTCCTTGTAAAAGTGTTAACAATTGTTAATGAATGTTAATAATTGGAATTTAAACTTTTATAATGATTTTTTTGTTAAACATCACCCAAAGAATAACCAGCCAGAACAGGATAAAAGTAATTGCCCAGGCCAGAGAGGCATTGATGGGGGAAAAGCTGGCTGTAAAGCCGGAATACAACCAGGCCTGAAGGCTGATCTTGCTTCCGTCAGGCTGATCCAGTTTCAGCATTTGCAGGATGCGTGGAATCAGGCCGGAAAGAAAGAACACCGTGATTGCATTTACGCCATAAACCACAAAAGGTTTGGTAAAACGGTTGTACTGCTGGATGTCTATAATCCAGTAGGAGAGGGCAAGAATTACCGTTGCCAATCCTCCGGTATAGAGCACAAATGAGCTTGTCCACAATTGTTTATTAATGGGGAATTGTAAATCCCAGGCAAGTCCGAGGACAACAGCAAGGCAGCCAGCAGAAAATAACCAGGCTATTTTTGTTGCGGCATCCAGGTCTTTACGCTTCAGGTATACCCCGACCAATACGCCAAAAAGACCGGTGGCAATTGCCGGGATGGTACTCAGTAATCCTTCCGGGTCCCATGTTTTGGAAGATTTCCAAAGGTGGGCTTCAGTCAGTATTCCACGGTCTATCCATGCCCCTAAATTGGTTTCTTTTTCCAGGTTGGCATAACCTACACCGGGAACCGGGATAAAAGTCATGATTGCCCAGTATCCGCCCAGGAGAAGAACCATTATCCTGAAAATATTTTTTTCAGAATTCTTCAGGAAGAGGATGGAAGAAATCAGGAAAACGACCGCGATCCGCTGTAATACACCAGGGATACGGACATGTTGAAAAGCGGCTATAGGGTCGGTAAAGACTTTTGGAAATAAGGAGAGGAAAAGACCTAAAGCAAATAAGGTTAAGGCCCTTTTTACCGCTTTTATGATTGTTTTTCCATGTGTTGCAGGATCTGCTTTTTTACTACCCATAGCATAGGCAATGGATACCCCGACAATAAATAGGAAAAAAGGAAAGATCAGGTCTGTTGGGGTACAGCCATTCCAGTTGGCATGCTCCAGGGGTGCATATATATTTCCCCAGTCTCCGGGATTGTTCACCAAAATCATGGCTGCAACGGTTGCACCTCTGAAAAAATCAAGAGATAATAATCTGGCAGGGGCATCCTGCAGGGTTGGAGAAGAGGTCATATCAGAGGTTTAAAAACAAAAAAGCCGCTACTTTTTGAACAGTAGCGGCTATAAATATAATTTTAAAACTTGTAACGAACAAAGGCTTCCATTGCCTCGTATTCTGCTAATCCCAGGTTGTCATAAGCCTGGGCAGTTTCTCTGTTTCTGTCTTCGGCTCTTTCCCAGAATTCTCTGGCATCATCACCAGGGAATACTGCACGGTCTTTTTGCGACTGGTGTTTGAAGATAGCGAACTTTTTAC
This region of Pedobacter steynii genomic DNA includes:
- a CDS encoding glycoside hydrolase family 10 protein, whose protein sequence is MLKTTIYALLSLFLITPTILCAQSTSKIAPKREFRGVWVATVANIDWPSKPGLSPDQQKQELIGILEMHKANGMNAIMLQVRPAADAFYAKSREPWSQWLMGRQGLSPGPGYDPLAFAIKEAHQRGMELHAWFNPYRATMSPNAVVSPEHMTRKRPELFFTYGGKKQFDPGIPEVRDYIIQVILDVVKGYDIDGIHFDDYFYPYKIAGQRINDEATFNKYSNGFTDINDWRRNNVDLLIEQLGDSIHHYKKYVKFGISPFGIWKNDNEDSQGSATRGLSNYHELFADSRKWVKEGWVDYINPQIYFSFTRRVAPFGTLVDWWGNNTFGRHLYIGQAAYLVNQKMEAAWRLPQQIPSQIRYIRDNNRVQGSVFFSSKSFSTIARGVGDSLRNDLYKYPALPPQMPWLDDVVPNQPQQLTAEAKNDGVHLKWEKPFKASDGETASGYVIYRFNEGEKIEVLDAKNILKISFEDFTSFIDTATEKGKRYNYLVTALDRLKNESEPSGPVGIQTKELASQEE
- a CDS encoding M16 family metallopeptidase yields the protein MKKNLHILAIGLVAQLAVYSPGYAQKKPVASKTTTAVKKTDGTLIPNDPNVKIGKLPNGLTYYIRKNTEPKKRAELYLATRIGSLMEEDDQQGLAHFTEHMAFNGSKDFPKNEMINYLQRAGVRFGADLNAYTGFNQTVYQLPIPTDSVAVFKSGFKILANWAGKVLMEGEEIDKERGVIIEEDRQRGKNAQERMSKQLLPLLLKGSRYENRLPIGKIDLLQTFKHDRIRSFYKDWYRPNLQAVIAVGDFDVNEVEQLIKQNFSDLTNPANPRPRLAYDLPDNKEPLVKIITDPEQPYNVAQVMYKQRGGVTKTTADFKKSLIFSMINSMLSARFQEILQKGNAPFLFAQTSFGPYQGGLVSNINAFQTTVVSSTGATMEKALIAGLAENERMSKYGFVQSELDVVKKNIAAGNEQRLKEKDKTPSASFVQKYLNNFLEGSSIASTEYAYELTNKTLAQITLAEVNAQAKTLITKENQIIIIQAPEKDKASLPTQAQLLAALKNAGNGVTAYVDNSVNKPLLEKKPVAGKIISEKKVDVVGATELTLSNGIKVLLKPTDFKNDQIIFSSFSKGGTSLASNEDHESADMVSLISQSGVGDFNPSQLNKLLAGNTGSASSYVGELYQGFSGSAAPKDLETAFQLVYAYATNPRKDVDIFNKNISDYKVVLANKNANPSSVFADTVQAVLASYHKRGMPTTLSDLDKISLDKAFAFYKERFADLGEQTFVFVGNFDLNQIKPFIETYIASLPTANKKQNYVDNGVYPPVGKISKTVYKGLEDKAAVELYLHGDYEYTPENNIQLDALKSALEIKILERLREKESGVYSPEVGLSINKEPKAHYYYTISFSCATANVEKLIAAALDEVNKIKGSGATADDINKFKSEEQRQMELSLRNNNYWLNYLTSRLKNGEDLGLFAKEKQMIEKVTVESTKATAEKYLNEDNYIRFVLLPQK
- a CDS encoding acyltransferase family protein encodes the protein MTSSPTLQDAPARLLSLDFFRGATVAAMILVNNPGDWGNIYAPLEHANWNGCTPTDLIFPFFLFIVGVSIAYAMGSKKADPATHGKTIIKAVKRALTLFALGLFLSLFPKVFTDPIAAFQHVRIPGVLQRIAVVFLISSILFLKNSEKNIFRIMVLLLGGYWAIMTFIPVPGVGYANLEKETNLGAWIDRGILTEAHLWKSSKTWDPEGLLSTIPAIATGLFGVLVGVYLKRKDLDAATKIAWLFSAGCLAVVLGLAWDLQFPINKQLWTSSFVLYTGGLATVILALSYWIIDIQQYNRFTKPFVVYGVNAITVFFLSGLIPRILQMLKLDQPDGSKISLQAWLYSGFTASFSPINASLAWAITFILFWLVILWVMFNKKIIIKV